In Brachyhypopomus gauderio isolate BG-103 chromosome 11, BGAUD_0.2, whole genome shotgun sequence, a single genomic region encodes these proteins:
- the LOC143527610 gene encoding uncharacterized protein LOC143527610 has product MFDYIWHGKFWTVDAAKDDGTLGRLVNDNHINPNYKIKRIVVEGRPWLCLFASRDINTREEITYNYGDGDCPWRSKVTKTKMAADSNCLESDCATGDDQHCTDPQQQESPFSNTVTKTTTAADSNCSESDCATGDDQHCTDPQQQESPFSNTVTKTTTAADSNCLESDCATGDDQHCTDPQQQESSFSNMVTKTTTAADSNCLESDCATGDDQHCTDPQQQESSFSNMVTKTTTAADSNCLESDCATGDDQHCTDPQQQESSFSNTVTKTTTAADSNCLESDCATGDDQHCTDPQQQESSFSNMVTKTTTAADSNCLESDCATGDDQHCTDPQQQESSFSNTVTKTTTAADSNCLESDCATGDDQHCTDPQQQESSFSNMVTKTATAADSNCLESDCSIGDDQHCTDPQQPESSFSNTVTKTTTAADSNCSESDCATGDDQHCTDPQQQESPFSNTILMQKWIWNHL; this is encoded by the exons ATGTTCGACTACATCTGGCACGGAAAGTTCTGGAC TGTTGATGCTGCAAAGGACGATGGCACTCTCGGAAGACTGGTTAATGATAACCACATTAACCCTAACTATAAAATTAAGAGAATCGTTGTGGAAGGAAGACCTTGGTTGTGTCTTTTTGCTTCAAGAGACATAAATACTAGAGAGGAGATTACTTATAATTATGGAGATGGTGATTGTCCCTGGAGGAGCAAA gtgaCAAAAACTAAAATGGCAGCAGACAGTAATTGTTTGGAGTCAGACTGTGCCACTGGAGATGATCAGCATTGCACTGACCCTCAACAGCAAGAGTCTCCTTTCAGCAACACC gtgaCAAAAACGACAACGGCAGCAGACAGTAATTGTTCGGAGTCAGACTGTGCCACTGGAGATGATCAGCATTGCACTGACCCTCAACAGCAAGAGTCTCCTTTCAGCAACACG gtgaCAAAAACTACAACGGCAGCAGACAGTAATTGTTTGGAGTCAGACTGTGCCACTGGAGATGATCAGCATTGCACTGACCCTCAACAGCAAGAGTCTTCTTTCAGCAACATG gtgaCAAAAACTACAACGGCAGCAGACAGTAATTGTTTGGAGTCAGACTGTGCCACTGGAGATGATCAGCATTGCACTGACCCTCAACAGCAAGAGTCTTCTTTCAGCAACATG gtgaCAAAAACTACAACGGCAGCAGACAGTAATTGTTTGGAGTCAGACTGTGCCACTGGAGATGATCAGCATTGCACTGACCCTCAACAGCAAGAGTCTTCTTTCAGCAACACG gtgaCAAAAACTACAACGGCAGCAGACAGTAATTGTTTGGAGTCAGACTGTGCCACTGGAGATGATCAGCATTGCACTGACCCTCAACAGCAAGAGTCTTCTTTCAGCAACATG gtgaCAAAAACTACAACGGCAGCAGACAGTAATTGTTTGGAGTCAGACTGTGCCACTGGAGATGATCAGCATTGCACTGACCCTCAACAGCAAGAGTCTTCTTTCAGCAACACG gtgaCAAAAACTACAACGGCAGCAGACAGTAATTGTTTGGAGTCAGACTGTGCCACTGGAGATGATCAGCATTGCACTGACCCTCAACAGCAAGAGTCTTCTTTCAGCAACATG gtgaCAAAAACTGCAACGGCAGCAGACAGTAATTGTTTGGAGTCAGACTGTTCCATTGGAGATGATCAGCATTGCACTGACCCTCAACAGCCAGAGTCTTCTTTCAGCAACACG gtgaCAAAAACTACAACGGCAGCAGACAGTAATTGTTCGGAGTCAGACTGTGCCACTGGAGATGATCAGCATTGCACTGACCCTCAACAGCAAGAGTCTCCTTTCAGCAACACG ATCTTGATGCAGAAGTGGATTTGGAACCATCTATAA